The DNA window gatgcctgcaccatctactgcaagagcttcatcatctaagcagcatgactcattatctcaacaatatgaacctttagcttgatagatactatgttgtaatatatgttgttaattgaactATGGTACTGGTAAGATACTATGTGTAAGATACTATGTTGTTAATTCAGGTTTAAAGTTTATGTTGTATGTTCTAGTAGTAGTATAtgagtacttagcgaaacgcgaggtacttagcgaatcgctaggtacttagcgaatcgctaggtacttagcgaaacgacaagtactaacttagcgaaacgaagagtactaacTTAGTGAAACGATGAGGTTATCTTTTTTGTACGTTGAAGGGTAAATTCAAGGGTTACACTTGTTTTTTACGTTGAAGGTTTTCTGCAATTCAAGTTCAAAATtcaatacatcaaaataatttatcatccaacttccaaaatattcatcaaggtttacaatacatcaaaataagttaTCCAATTTACACAATTTACTTCAAAATAATGTTTACACTAAGGTTCGATAATCTGATGGAATAACCTGACCGCCATCTTCTGCCTAAAAAACTCCATGTTTTCTAAGGTCACATTGTGCACAGCTTGATTAACGGTCAAGTGTTCCATATACATTAGCGTGAAGACCCCACAGTCCCCGCTCTCTGTTGCCCATGGGACTTCTCCAACCTTAGCTGCAGCGGTTTTCACTTTGGGGTGTGGTAACCGTTTGTAAGTCATTGGTTGGATGGGGCCTTCGAAGTTGAATTTAGGATACCTTACCCTCTCACCAGGAGTGATTGTCTTTGAGAATATATGTGGAATCATGTCGCAGAAGGATTTCAAATAAGGATCCAGATTCTTATAAAGATAGGCATCACAGTCGTACACGTCAATGCAGTACTTTTGAAGACGTTCTACACACAAAATCCAGTGTTTCTGGTTAATATTCACAGGCATGTAGACATCGTCAATTGTTGACCATTCTGGCATATATCTATGTGGTGCGGCCATGTAATAGTCTTTGAATTCGGCGACTGGATAGTTAGTAGGATCCTTAATAAAAGTCCTGTGCTCTCGCCTGATTCTGTCCGACAATAAACAATCCCCAATTGCCACATGTGAatttttatatgtcttgggatagTAGGAAATCCTTTTCCGCAAAAGATGGCAGAATGCATCGATTTCCTGCACAATGGGAGTATACAACATACATTCAgtatatatcaaacaacattgactaagtacttagcgaaacaagaggtacttagcgattcgataagtacttagcgaaacgagaggtacttagcgattcgataagtacttggcgaaacgagaggtacttagcgaatcgataagtacttggcgaaacgatgagtattaatgaataatgaattgatttgcACGACTTACAGTGTCTTCAAGCTATGTCAACCTTGTTATAACTCTAACAAACATATCCTTCTTTGCTTGGCAAGTATGTACATCCTTTGTCAAATTATCGGTTTCTAGATCAACCAACCACGCTTTTACTTTATCCAGCagctcatcttcaaatttttgaaggtgaTTCACTTTCATTGGATCCTTTGTCTTGGGCATTTTTGACAAGGAAGGGTTGGTGTACGAGTCATCTTTTTTCGGCTTCCTCACTCTCCTCCCATAATTTCCTTTTGGAGGAGTATTGTATAACTGGAAatcatcattgtcatcattgTCATCTCCTCCCATAATTTCCTCATTTGTCTGTGCCTTCACATCCACACCCACACTCTtctcatccttcaccttcactttcaaatccttcaccttcactttcaGATCAACCTCCACATCATCCACCTTAGCCACACCATCCAGCTTCTCACCGTCCTCCACTTTAGCCTCATCATCCATCTTCTCACCGTCCTCCACCTTCGCATCGTTCTATTTTcgttcatcctccaccttctcaccgTCCTCCACCTTaacttcatccatcttctcatcatcatccaccttctcatcgtcctccaccttctgttcgtcctccaccttctgttcgtcctccaccttctcatcgtcctctttttgttcatcctccaccttctcatcgtcCTCCTTTACATCATCTTTCTTCCCATTATTCCCATCATtcaccttctcatcatccccCACAGTCTCCTGCATCGCTATCATCTCctacaaaatagacaaaattcTGGTCAGTACTTAGCTAGtggtactaacttagcgaaatgACAAGTACTTGGGGAAACGCagagtactaacttagcgaaacgacaagtacttggcgaaacgcagagtactaacttagcgaaacgacaagtacttggcgaaacgcagagtactaacttagcgaaacgacaagtacttggcgaaacgacaagtactaacttagcgaaacgacaagtacgcagaatacctctttcttctcctccttctgttcaaccttgctcttctcaacttcgatatccttcttagaatccttaacctgcaaaataggtACTGGTCAGATCAGATATGTACTCAGCGAAATGAAATGTAAAGTGCAAAATTCAATATCTCCATACCTCAGTAGTCTTCTCCTCTTCAACCTTCACAgccttcttagaatccttcttcttactcttcttcttctttatattctccttcatatcatctaatctggttaataatatggacaTCCTTTTATTGGATTTATCTAACAACTGTTTGGACATATTAAAAACCATCTTCTTGAACGACTCAAGGTGAGTTTCTTGAGTTTCTTGGATTGTGATTTTCagctctttgatgagctctgtTTTCAGCTTTTTCAGCTCCTCTTTCATCTCTATTTTCAGCTCCtccttcatctcattaaatTCACATCCAACAGAAGGTGTTGGAGCCCGAGGAGAAGGTGTCTGAGCCCGAGGAGGAGGTGTCTCAGCCCGAGGACTTGAGGTCGCGGAGGGGGGAGTAAGAATGCGGGCCAGaatcgattcataagcaagcttcttcttcaagttgacTGCTTCTTTAAGAGTAGCATCAACTTTTCTCTTCTTGGTGGCAGGTTTGGGGGGATTTGGAGTAACTTCTTCATGttcactttcttcatcttcatcaaaatcatctttaTTACTTTCCCAtcagtaaatccctcaaaaaaatcatcagtTGTCTCGTCGATTTGTTCAAATtcctcaccactgtataacctcttctccatggaggactcttccatctcagtcacatTCTTGGTCTCTAGGGCAGTCTTTACCTCGATCGATGTGtttttcctgttggaatgatagagtaacaaccttgggcgtagagggtcattaatctgattccttctggcgaatttagggataaagttttcgatgacctcatacgtccacactagggctgcaaatgagccgagtcgagctcgaatttgCTGGAgatcgaactcgactcgatttagtatttattagctcgactcgaactcgagctcgaacgagtttataaatttgagctcgagcttgactcgactatttacctataagctcggctcgactcgaaaagctcgaactcaagctcgaattcaagatcgagttcgagctcaaactcaagctcgagctcgaattcaagctcgaactcgaactcaaactaaaatttattttcaaaatgaaatatcaaactttcatacatatacaacatttaaaacataatatttaaaattgaaaatattaataaattataactatttaaaattccaaaatcataataattcaaaaagCATTCAACCAAAATtactattcaaaattctaaaattaaagtacaatactatataaattgtttgaacattcaatatattaatattttttaagtcacaTTCTTCAAGCATAGCACAAGTACACCTACCTgcatttaagcttaaaaataattaatataaaaaatacatgttaaaacaaataactaaaatttaacttactttaaggtttaagggagatacggacaaaaacaaattgaacctagtttttattaaatattattatatataattaaattatttgggtacaaatataacaagaatttattgacttatttatatatttatagaaagtttcaattaatttatttatatattacaatatattattaatattataaattcattttctctctcaacatattatatataatatatactaaccttttttatctcttcataatatatacaaaatatatactgtttttctatatagatctatgatcaatatatattaaaaatatttttctatatagatctatgaacactattaatatatataatagtgtttttccatatagatatatgaacaattaatatatataatagtgtttttctatataaatCTATGAACGATCTATATAAGCACAAATTtctcataatataaaaaaaaaaatcaaagttatttaaaagtatgagcAATAGCTAtagtagaaataaaaatatattttaatttacctgGAGGTTCTTGTGAATGAACGAGAAAAATAGTGTAGATGAaagataacataaaaatatgtattaacctattatgaatgagtgaaagtaatgatgaagacgaaagaagaagaaatattgaagaaggaagaacaagaaatggtgaagatagaggaagaacaagaaaaaagaagagatggtgaagatgaggaagaagaagaaacagtgaagacggaagaaagaagaagaaaaagagattaAGAGTCACTTATGATTGATACATTAGAAATTAGAGTTTTGttttatgacaatataatataatattgtggattatgggccttctatatgggctttgaaaatagagagaaaaaaattgttttaaattttaagttttttttatattaaataaataaatatattatatattatcaggctagaaaaagctcgacaagccgtcgagcaagcattatatgagctcgagttcggctcgaatattaaacgagccggctcgagctcggctcgaactcgatcaaagtcaagctcaagccaaactttgatcgagcggctcgcgagcagctcacgagcggcttgactcatttgcagccctagtccacacttgaagtgccaatgcgaacccatatatgttatatgcaaaaggagcataaggatcttCAGCCTTCTCATTCTTCTCAAAATATGAGCTACTgagatgtttcatgttcttgtttaaacccttgaaggtggctctaaaggtgacATTCCCCCATGGATATTGGAGGAAAGTGTCCTTGTATTCCACCATgttgagtatttttggaaatataactctttttgggtcaaaggtgaataggtactggcaaatcaggcataccagccccatcttgaatgcatcttccttgtctttgcatttGAAAAAAGCTTTCTCCAAGTcgcacattttcacactcatgCTCCCTTTAAAGTATTTCACTGAGAGAGGTGGACAACAACGCAATTTTTCTTGGTCCAACTCAGGATAAATGCCGAAACATAGGCCGGTAACCAAtgcatactccttcataccaaatataaGCTTTTGTCCATTCAccatgaaagttatctccttggagtttgagcttaacctcctcatcaacatatgatgtacaatagttcctgagaactgcaagaggggggctgtgaataatgatctgaactgggtattgtacacactctccaaaagatccatttcctcgaacttattaacaatcttcttcagggtgagggcacttttccacgaaatccgaccgggaaactcagtaacagttgtttctgccatctacaaaaggaacaacatcatcaaaaatctAAGAACAAACACAACAATTAGCGAATCGATTAGTCCGTAGCGAATcaggaggtacttagcgaatcgctaggtacttagcgaatcgttaggtacttagcgaatcgctaggtacttaaCGAATCGCTAGGTACCTAACGAAACCGTTAACTGAACATAAGACACttttgtttagggttttgaTTCATCTCTTTTGGGTATAAATAAACCCTTTGTGCTATtcgattttaaatatatttccatTCGAATAGCACAAAGGGTTTATTTATACCAACAAAAGAGGAGTCAAAATCGTACACTTTAGAAGGACACTAACTACCTCTTGGACATAGTTGTTGATCCTAGAGAACCATACATAACTAATcggaaacaaacaataaaacttaacatgcaaaaaccctaaacaaaaaatctgaaacaaacacctaaacttaacatgcaaagaccaaaatccataaagaaaaaaccagaaaatgatcgctaggtatttagcgaatcgctaggtacttagcgcATCGGGAGGTatttagcgaatcgggaggtacctagcgaaacccTAATGGCGAAAAAATATACTGAACAGAAGACAACATTTTACCATACGTttcataaactaataaaaacaaagaaaaagacaaataaacacttaacatgcaaaaaccgaaaatcataaacaaaaaaccagaaaatgatcAGCAGGGAGAAGAATGAACCAACCTTAATGACGAACGAGAAGAAAGCAGAAATGATCGGCCTTGACATGATTCAGTGAAGAGACAatgggttagagagagagagagagtcgggcggttgaaatgaaatgttctgaatttttttgaatatataaggtaTAGTGCGTGTGCGTACGCGCGTCTCTTCAACTTCCGTAGCgagtcgggaggcacttagcgaatcgggaggcacttagcgagtcgggaggcacttagcgaatcgggagacACTTAGCGAGTTAGGAgtcacttagcgaatcgggaggcacttagcgaatcgggaggcacttagcgaatcgggaggcacttagcgaatcgggaggtacttagcgaatcacgaggtacttagcgaatcgcgaggtcaacgagctccagctaagagaagatggtttgaatacgtttttgctactatatttatttaataacgaaatcgaattcaaaccattctcctagctggagctcgtagtacttagcgaatcgtcaagtacaaaattttttattggtttcataggtaatctatctcgtttgacaaagtatcaacaacaaagtcatggttttgaagagaacctgtgttagtaaaataaaccttataattttacatggaaacatttagattctttaGAAAAAGCCTTTGAAGAAGCTATCGTTGAACTCCAGCtaagagaaaattgtttgaaatttatttctttagtttaatgactaacgaaatcaaagtcagccaatctttgcttatctggaggtcaatgatagattcttcaaaggcattttctgaagaatctaaatgtttccaaaggcatttttcttcaaaggcattaatgtaaaattataaggtaTATTTTACTAACACAGGTTCTCTTCATAACCATGAAGTGATGtagataccttgtcaaatgaagttcatgattaactataaataacaaaaaatcttgatacttagcgaatcgcgaggtactacttagcgaaacggtaagtccgtagcgaaacggtaagtccgtagcgaaacggtaagtccgtatcGAAAcggtccgtagcgaaacggtaagcagatCTGAAACGGAAACACATACGCTTATTagagattttctgcaaatatgaacaaataacaaataaaaacctaacgaaatgctcaaacatgaaccaatatgaaccatatAACAAATAAGAATCAACAAATACGACCAAATATGAACCTATGAAAaggtttttgaaatgaagaaaatgtaaacatgaacataactgTTCATCAGATCTGAAATGAACATCTACCTCGACGACCTTCAAATAGTTAGAATCGGAGACCTGcataccctaaaccctaaaatcggaaacctgcatgcaaaatagatttagggttagatcTTGTAAATCCGCaatagataaaaacataaatgaattagttaggttAGAAGAGCTTGTAAATTTGTATAGATTTGTATGAAGTGAAGGAAACTCCGTCGCCGTCGTCGCCGCCGGCCGCCGTGAAGTGAAGGAGAGaaatggagaagagagagaaagaaaaataaggaaatgaaaatatttgagtatttatacaaACCCCTGATCCACTTCGcgtagcgtttcgcgacaagggcaaaatcgtataaaaaaatagagcaccacgagcgcaaataaaataacaaattactatcagatcaaataacctcatctttgaggttatttgatcaaatttccctagACTAGAcactattatattaaataactaataaatttaattaaaattctattatttttattaaatggactGTTCTAAATTGTCGAGCTTACCGCCAATCGTTGATAACTTGTAATTTCTCGGGCATTTTTGTCTTTCAAATTCTAAAGAAGTTAGCCGATTGTGAACGCTCAAATTCTTTTtcttcctaattattttttaaattaaaacttaattttaatatattatataatatgagtttttgtttctttttatatataagtcTAGAGCTAGTATAGACTTCGTTGGagtctttttaaaaattaattttaatattattattatacatttttttttttagtaaaatcacaaatttatataatatgtattcagTTAATTTTTTacgtataaataatttaaaatatatatattttttaaaaatttaaattatttaaataaaaaatttaaatatattatattttatatagaactaataattataactatattactgagttaaaaaataaataatttaaattttataaataaatatttaaaattttatttttcaatagtaaaatgaaaatatttgaaagtatatttatttactGTATAATAAGAACACAATATTATgaatagaataaaattattgtcttttatattgaggctttcataatttattttttataataaaattgaagtttatatattatataaattacatttttaatattataaatatatttgaaaacactCTAAGTTAAATTAGAAAGTTATGGCGGGATTCTAATTctctttaattcaaaaaaaaattaaaaatatatatatgtaaaataaaattgcaaCCTAATTTGCATTAACATCATTCATTGAATATATACAACTTTATCAGTCACTCATCTTACAATGAAAGTTGCAATAAAAGTTACATATGCAAACTTATGGTCCATCTTTGGTccatctttaaaatattattaatttaatgaaataatatatattaaaaaataagttaaatataaaaaataagtttttcacaattgataaattaattttattctcaatttttaatattttaaaaattatattatagaaattattataattacaaCATATTAGCAATTTCCAAAATGATTatgttgtaaaaataataaaaaatttataagagaaataagaaatttatcaatttttctaCTATTCCTgagttacaaattatttaatgactTTATTTGTATTGAATGATAAAATGTCTTAGCTTTTTTTTTATGTGcataaattttattgataaatttgttataaaatttataatattttatttttaattgtttattaagTTGCCAagtcaaatattttacaatattttaattttcgttttaaaaataagttgcaattcttttttttattattatatgttctCTTGTTCTAACTTTTGGTTTGTTTGCAGTATTAAGAGTACACATCATAACAAATATGTATCCATGAGACATGCAAATTTAGTTTTTAGCATGAGACATGCACCCAGTATTGTGGATCTATGTAAAAGAGTCTCTTTTTCATAAGACCATTGTCAAgggtataaattaaatatttaaaaaaaattgttaacacAACTAAAAGTAAATGAGACCAAGAACAAAATAATCAACCCATATACCAAATCAAAGCAAAATCAAAAGCCCAAAACCCAGACGTAGATGGTTGGAGAGCATAACGAAGTGATatgctataaaaaaaaatatcagcaAAAACAGAAGAACATGCTTAGAGAATAAGTATTATGTCTCCAGTTTTCATATATTTTCCTTCAAAACATCTTATATTAATCTCGGTCTACATATTCAACTAAA is part of the Impatiens glandulifera chromosome 1, dImpGla2.1, whole genome shotgun sequence genome and encodes:
- the LOC124927223 gene encoding uncharacterized protein LOC124927223, yielding MVNGQKLIFGMKEYALVTGLCFGIYPELDQEKLRCCPPLSVKYFKGSMSVKINKDDFDEDEESEHEEVTPNPPKPATKKRKVDATLKEAVNLKKKLAYESILARILTPPSATSSPRAETPPPRAQTPSPRAPTPSVGCEFNEMKEELKIEMKEELKKLKTELIKELKITIQETQETHLESFKKMEMIAMQETVGDDEKVNDGNNGKKDDVKEDDEKVEDGEKMDDEAKVEDGEKLDGVAKVDDVEVDLKVKVKDLKVKVKDEKSVGVDVKAQTNEEIMGGDDNDDNDDFQLYNTPPKGNYGRRVRKPKKDDSYTNPSLSKMPKTKDPMKVNHLQKFEDELLDKEIDAFCHLLRKRISYYPKTYKNSHVAIGDCLLSDRIRREHRTFIKDPTNYPVAEFKDYYMAAPHRYMPEWSTIDDVYMPVNINQKHWILCVERLQKYCIDVYDCDAYLYKNLDPYLKSFCDMIPHIFSKTITPGERVRYPKFNFEGPIQPMTYKRLPHPKVKTAAAKVGEVPWATESGDCGVFTLMYMEHLTVNQAVHNVTLENMEFFRQKMAVRLFHQIIEP